One window of Thioflexithrix psekupsensis genomic DNA carries:
- a CDS encoding ribonuclease catalytic domain-containing protein, producing the protein MSEDKLLWQHPLKVKDSSEWPNAVRRISQAVMGIRSTMDIRLLWESALELAVSEMDDLADLYFGGEIGTEQLAAIWLLLAEDRLYFKRKLRAWEPRTVQQLDELKQQREREQQRAKEKELARDWLKQSIRAESLTLPSELNAFADRLDAWLLRGDNDKFIEELIDPVAEQAKQTPREFVFDILQKLRRLPDNADRDVIIAGLKPEFSQVVQEACATVQLWQPAPQQTITPLLCSIDDEDTREVDDALSIQRDGDRWLVQIAIADPATLIHNGDVLDREAMRRGTTVYLPTQTVLMIPERISCDLASLNPNVVRSSIVLRITLDDDATVLDCQISREAIEVRYRLHYTDVDHYLSDTATPEDHDWVMPLRQLFDVAKKLQDKRVAAGAFNLQRPEYKISISPDDHIEVTLLDRDSPSRLLVAEMMILANHLAASYASRCQVPFIYRVQEPPTETITPEVLAEPLGFYKVIKWLKPSTLSLHPGQHSGLGLSVYSQLSSPLRRFADLVMQRQLLAHLLGETLPYDQEELLKVLSTAERTAREAKQAESDAKRRWFIEYLNREWQNRPLEALLISPVRGGYKVELRPWGVEAFLGSSDAASLPPLGSVVTVLLDKAKVKTGQIRLRVG; encoded by the coding sequence GTGTCCGAAGACAAGTTGTTATGGCAACATCCCTTGAAAGTCAAAGACAGCAGCGAGTGGCCAAATGCCGTTCGTCGCATTTCTCAAGCGGTGATGGGCATTCGTTCTACCATGGACATTCGCCTATTATGGGAGAGTGCTTTGGAATTGGCGGTGTCAGAAATGGATGATTTGGCCGATTTATATTTCGGTGGTGAAATTGGCACGGAACAATTGGCAGCCATTTGGTTATTATTGGCAGAAGATCGGCTTTATTTTAAGCGTAAATTACGCGCTTGGGAGCCGCGCACCGTTCAGCAACTTGATGAATTGAAACAACAACGCGAACGAGAACAACAGCGCGCTAAAGAAAAAGAATTAGCCCGCGATTGGTTAAAACAATCCATCCGCGCGGAATCTCTCACTTTACCCAGCGAATTAAATGCTTTTGCCGACCGCTTAGACGCTTGGTTATTGCGCGGTGATAATGACAAATTCATTGAAGAATTAATCGATCCCGTCGCCGAACAAGCCAAGCAAACTCCCCGTGAATTTGTTTTTGATATTTTACAAAAATTACGCCGTTTGCCCGACAATGCGGATCGAGATGTGATCATCGCCGGGCTAAAACCTGAATTTTCTCAAGTCGTACAAGAAGCCTGCGCCACCGTTCAATTGTGGCAGCCCGCGCCACAACAAACGATTACGCCGTTATTATGTAGTATTGATGATGAGGACACGCGAGAAGTCGATGATGCCCTCAGTATTCAACGTGACGGGGATCGTTGGTTGGTTCAAATTGCCATCGCTGATCCTGCTACGTTAATTCACAATGGTGATGTGTTGGATCGGGAAGCCATGCGACGCGGTACGACAGTTTATCTGCCCACGCAAACCGTTTTAATGATTCCTGAGCGAATTTCCTGCGATTTAGCCAGTCTTAATCCCAATGTGGTGCGATCTTCGATTGTTTTGCGCATTACGCTAGATGACGATGCGACGGTGTTAGATTGTCAAATTAGCCGTGAAGCCATTGAAGTGCGTTATCGTTTGCATTACACCGATGTGGATCATTACTTGAGTGACACCGCTACGCCAGAAGACCATGATTGGGTGATGCCATTGCGGCAACTGTTTGATGTAGCAAAAAAATTACAAGATAAACGGGTGGCCGCGGGCGCGTTTAATCTACAGCGTCCTGAATATAAAATCAGTATTTCTCCCGATGATCACATTGAAGTGACTCTATTGGATCGAGATTCTCCCAGTCGATTGTTGGTGGCGGAAATGATGATTCTTGCCAACCATCTTGCGGCCAGTTATGCCAGTCGCTGTCAAGTGCCGTTTATTTACCGCGTACAAGAGCCGCCGACAGAAACGATTACGCCAGAAGTGTTAGCCGAGCCATTGGGTTTTTATAAAGTAATCAAATGGTTAAAACCATCGACGTTATCTTTACATCCCGGCCAGCACAGTGGATTAGGTTTATCGGTTTATTCTCAATTAAGTTCGCCCTTGCGTCGTTTTGCCGATTTGGTGATGCAACGACAATTGTTAGCGCATTTATTGGGCGAAACCTTGCCTTACGATCAAGAAGAACTGCTAAAAGTATTAAGCACCGCTGAACGCACCGCCCGCGAAGCCAAACAAGCAGAATCCGATGCGAAACGACGCTGGTTTATCGAATATTTGAACCGAGAATGGCAAAATCGTCCCTTAGAAGCCTTACTGATTAGCCCAGTGCGCGGCGGTTACAAGGTTGAATTGCGGCCGTGGGGCGTGGAGGCCTTTTTAGGCAGCAGCGATGCTGCATCTTTGCCGCCTTTGGGCAGTGTGGTGACAGTGTTACTTGATAAAGCGAAGGTGAAAACGGGGCAAATTCGGTTAAGAGTGGGATAG